The Fibrobacter sp. UBA4297 genome includes a window with the following:
- a CDS encoding efflux RND transporter permease subunit, translated as MSVSQLSVRRPVLMTVMALVILLLGFFGLSSLGIREYPNVDYPLIQVRTSYPGANAAVVEAEVTEILEASINSASGIKALTSTSRDGFSYISIEFETGMDLEAAANEIRDRVSRVRRRLPDDVDEPTVYKSDSDSDPILMVSLVSDKFDPMEVSEIANNHVKERLQTINGVSEVAIWGEKRPVVRLWIDPVRMQALGVSGAQMAAALKQGNLELPSGSIEGAETTLSIRTLGRILDPKSFGNIAVRTAEDGTVIRISDVADIHYEPKDTRTGFRRNGKNSITLALMAQPGSNHVEIANEFYKRVEDIRREIPEGVELLYGRDTSINIRASIKEVVETIFIAFILVIAIIFAFLREGRTTFIPMVVVPVSVIGSFFVLYLCGFSINVLTLLAMVLAIGLVVDDAIVIVENIYHKIESGMTPKQAAIAGTNEIFFAVIATSVVLMAVFIPVLALGGTTGLLFREFVAVMIGTVFLSTLCALTLSPMLCSKFLKRQKKGAFYKWTEPFFDGMNTLYSRLLGGFLKWRLMLFPVVAVLLFAAYYCFNNMSSEMAPTEDSNAVMVNMSMPEGVNLSRTKRMADEFVDEVTSILDSNEYTEFQAGAWNAGNSRMRLFLNDNKKARRPQSEIARAIQVLGNEYPDLRVMVFEPQSISTQRGGLPVQFVLQAPNIEVLRDLVPKFEEAASKSPVFSVVNSNLRFTKPELHIEILRDKANEEGVSVNDIAQAVQLAISDQTYGDYYKDGRQYDIIGAVGYQYRDTPENLSMLTVKNGKGELVSLDNFITYKEQSASPSLPRYNRFSAATIQAGLVPGKTIGDGVEEMRRIAKTLLKDYPSVSTTLSGSSKEFEESSSGLYVVFLLALALVFLVLAGQFESFRAPFVIFFTVPLALSGALVSLFVTGQTLNIFSEIALILLIALVTKNGILIVEFANQIAENTGCSKLEAARMAAERRFRPILMTSLSTVLGAVPLILTGTPSRIAMGVAIVGGLTFATFMTLFIVPAAYSFFAGKVECTNTDASKMA; from the coding sequence ATGAGCGTAAGCCAGCTCTCCGTCCGCCGCCCAGTCCTCATGACAGTGATGGCGCTTGTCATTTTGTTGCTCGGATTTTTTGGGCTCAGCTCTCTCGGCATTCGTGAATACCCGAACGTCGACTATCCCTTGATTCAGGTGCGAACCTCTTACCCGGGTGCAAACGCGGCCGTGGTCGAAGCGGAAGTCACTGAAATCCTGGAAGCCTCCATCAACAGCGCGTCTGGTATCAAGGCTTTGACCTCGACGAGCCGCGATGGTTTCTCTTACATCAGCATCGAATTTGAAACGGGCATGGACCTGGAAGCGGCTGCAAACGAAATCCGCGACCGCGTGAGCCGTGTGCGTCGCCGTTTGCCAGACGATGTCGATGAACCGACAGTTTACAAGTCCGATAGCGATAGCGACCCGATTTTGATGGTGAGCCTTGTGAGCGACAAGTTCGACCCGATGGAAGTTTCGGAAATTGCGAACAACCACGTGAAGGAACGCTTGCAGACGATTAACGGTGTTTCGGAAGTGGCAATCTGGGGTGAAAAGCGTCCGGTCGTGCGCTTGTGGATTGACCCGGTGCGTATGCAGGCGCTTGGCGTCTCGGGGGCGCAGATGGCGGCCGCTTTGAAACAAGGTAACTTGGAACTTCCGTCTGGTTCTATTGAAGGTGCTGAAACGACGCTTTCGATCCGTACGCTTGGTCGCATTCTCGACCCGAAATCATTTGGCAACATTGCTGTGAGAACGGCTGAAGATGGAACTGTAATCCGCATTTCTGATGTCGCGGATATTCATTACGAACCGAAAGATACGCGTACCGGTTTTAGACGTAACGGCAAGAATTCCATTACGCTTGCGCTCATGGCGCAGCCGGGCAGTAACCACGTTGAAATTGCAAACGAATTCTACAAGCGCGTCGAAGATATCCGCCGTGAAATTCCGGAAGGCGTGGAACTGCTTTACGGTCGCGATACTTCAATCAACATTCGCGCTTCCATCAAGGAAGTGGTGGAAACCATCTTTATTGCGTTTATTCTTGTGATTGCGATTATCTTTGCGTTCCTCCGCGAAGGCCGTACAACGTTTATCCCGATGGTCGTGGTGCCTGTATCTGTGATTGGTAGCTTCTTTGTGCTTTATCTTTGCGGGTTCAGTATCAACGTGCTTACGCTTTTGGCGATGGTCCTAGCGATTGGTCTTGTTGTGGACGATGCCATTGTGATTGTGGAAAATATTTATCACAAGATTGAAAGTGGCATGACGCCGAAGCAGGCGGCAATTGCTGGAACAAATGAAATCTTTTTTGCGGTGATTGCAACGTCTGTCGTTTTGATGGCTGTGTTCATTCCGGTGCTTGCCTTGGGTGGTACGACGGGCCTTCTGTTCCGCGAATTTGTGGCGGTGATGATTGGAACCGTGTTTCTTTCGACGCTTTGCGCTTTGACTCTTTCGCCAATGCTTTGTTCTAAATTTTTGAAGCGCCAGAAGAAAGGTGCCTTTTACAAGTGGACGGAACCGTTCTTTGACGGAATGAACACTTTGTATTCTCGTTTGCTTGGCGGATTCCTCAAGTGGCGACTGATGCTGTTTCCGGTTGTGGCGGTACTTTTGTTTGCAGCGTATTATTGCTTCAACAACATGAGTAGCGAAATGGCACCGACCGAGGACTCTAACGCCGTGATGGTGAACATGAGTATGCCCGAAGGCGTGAACCTCTCGCGCACCAAGCGCATGGCCGATGAATTTGTCGATGAAGTGACTTCGATTCTCGATTCCAATGAATACACGGAATTCCAGGCGGGTGCTTGGAATGCGGGCAACTCGAGAATGCGTTTGTTTTTGAACGACAATAAGAAAGCTCGCCGTCCGCAGAGTGAGATAGCAAGAGCAATCCAGGTGCTTGGTAACGAATATCCGGATTTGCGCGTGATGGTGTTTGAACCGCAGAGCATCAGTACGCAGCGCGGTGGCCTCCCGGTGCAGTTTGTGTTGCAGGCTCCGAACATCGAAGTGTTGCGTGACCTTGTTCCGAAATTCGAAGAAGCGGCAAGCAAGAGCCCTGTGTTCAGCGTGGTGAACAGCAACTTGCGCTTCACGAAGCCGGAACTCCACATCGAAATTTTGCGCGACAAGGCAAATGAAGAAGGCGTGTCGGTAAACGATATTGCGCAGGCGGTGCAGCTTGCCATTAGCGACCAGACTTATGGCGATTACTATAAGGATGGTCGTCAGTACGATATCATTGGCGCTGTCGGTTACCAGTACCGCGATACGCCGGAAAACCTCTCGATGCTCACGGTCAAGAACGGCAAGGGCGAGCTGGTGAGCTTGGACAACTTTATTACGTACAAGGAACAGTCTGCTTCTCCGTCACTCCCGCGTTACAACCGCTTTAGCGCAGCAACCATCCAGGCGGGCCTTGTGCCGGGCAAGACGATTGGCGATGGCGTCGAAGAGATGCGCCGCATTGCAAAGACGTTGTTGAAGGATTACCCGAGCGTGAGCACGACCTTGAGCGGTTCTTCCAAGGAATTCGAAGAAAGCTCTTCGGGACTCTACGTGGTGTTCTTGCTTGCGCTAGCACTTGTGTTCTTGGTGCTCGCGGGGCAGTTCGAAAGCTTCCGTGCGCCGTTCGTGATTTTCTTTACGGTGCCGCTTGCACTTTCTGGCGCTTTGGTGAGCTTGTTTGTCACGGGCCAAACGCTCAATATCTTTAGCGAAATTGCTTTGATTTTGTTGATTGCTCTCGTGACGAAGAACGGTATCTTGATCGTGGAATTTGCAAACCAGATTGCCGAGAATACGGGCTGCAGCAAGCTCGAGGCGGCTCGGATGGCGGCGGAACGCCGCTTCCGCCCAATCCTCATGACGAGCCTTTCGACAGTATTGGGCGCAGTGCCGCTCATCCTGACCGGCACCCCGAGCCGCATTGCAATGGGTGTTGCCATTGTAGGCGGTCTCACGTTCGCAACGTTCATGACGCTCTTTATTGTGCCTGCAGCATATAGCTTCTTCGCCGGTAAGGTCGAATGCACCAACACGGATGCAAGCAAAATGGCGTAA
- the rpsR gene encoding 30S ribosomal protein S18 — MAFEDKKQATRIRRKKTCWFTENNVKFIDYKDEKTLRRFISERGKIIPRRISGTSAKYQRMLNEAIKRARQMAILPFVSDSLR, encoded by the coding sequence ATGGCTTTTGAAGATAAGAAGCAGGCTACTCGTATTCGCCGCAAGAAGACTTGCTGGTTCACCGAGAACAACGTCAAGTTCATTGACTACAAGGACGAAAAGACTCTTCGTCGTTTTATCTCTGAACGTGGCAAGATCATCCCGCGCCGCATTTCTGGCACTTCCGCTAAGTATCAGCGTATGCTGAACGAAGCTATCAAGCGTGCCCGTCAGATGGCTATTCTCCCGTTCGTTTCGGACAGCTTGCGCTAA
- a CDS encoding tryptophan-rich sensory protein codes for MSEILKCLMTFATEILPVILPGIIFFALRKRTSWKKFWLVLGLLLPAFVVFRSVQWLACKNDLEMAIEGLFLLALYVLGAFIGNFFKTKKVLYVIAGSVVVLLLFLAIKWLVYHDSEMFPFGKIVDEPLQSVELELAQNADYEIEMIQEDAWWNDTRIIAVRERNDSVFYRATYRMCSAENIDDDGYKKWTKPNIDSVQWALLSPEKSLIAKSLKNSIEKYKQEYHSDLVWDGYSVDVSLKDYKRKTSRRLDLCNASILGMQGAMAIEKMMLDLMPPRETFTTLSYDKVSKKCAEIENARIQQIEASRNSK; via the coding sequence ATGAGTGAAATTCTCAAATGCTTAATGACTTTTGCAACGGAGATTCTTCCCGTAATCCTCCCGGGAATTATTTTCTTTGCTCTTCGCAAACGGACGTCGTGGAAAAAGTTTTGGTTAGTTCTTGGCTTGCTTCTTCCGGCATTTGTTGTTTTCCGGAGTGTCCAATGGCTAGCTTGTAAGAATGATTTAGAAATGGCTATTGAGGGCTTGTTCTTGCTTGCGTTATATGTCTTGGGAGCTTTTATCGGGAATTTTTTTAAGACGAAGAAAGTTTTGTATGTAATAGCTGGTTCTGTCGTTGTGTTGCTTCTGTTCTTGGCCATTAAATGGTTGGTTTATCATGATTCAGAAATGTTTCCGTTTGGAAAAATTGTTGATGAACCATTGCAGAGTGTTGAATTGGAGTTAGCGCAGAATGCTGATTACGAAATAGAAATGATTCAGGAAGACGCCTGGTGGAATGATACCCGCATCATAGCCGTCAGGGAACGGAATGACTCTGTTTTTTATCGTGCCACCTATCGCATGTGTAGTGCGGAAAATATTGATGATGATGGCTATAAAAAATGGACAAAGCCGAATATCGATTCGGTCCAGTGGGCGCTACTGAGTCCCGAAAAGTCTTTAATTGCAAAATCACTAAAAAATTCTATAGAAAAATACAAACAGGAATACCACTCGGATCTTGTTTGGGATGGCTATTCTGTTGATGTCTCTCTGAAGGATTATAAACGTAAAACCAGTCGTCGATTGGATTTGTGCAATGCTTCCATACTTGGAATGCAGGGCGCTATGGCTATTGAAAAAATGATGCTCGATCTTATGCCTCCTCGCGAAACTTTTACGACGCTTTCTTATGATAAGGTCTCGAAAAAGTGTGCAGAAATAGAAAATGCACGGATTCAACAGATTGAGGCAAGTCGCAATAGCAAATAA
- the rplI gene encoding 50S ribosomal protein L9 — protein MEIILKANVPHLGKMLDVVKVKDGYARNYLFPRKLAVRATKEAKLEIENNRAAVEAQFQKELAAAGDVAAKLSQVSVNLERRVVEGERLYGSVTAGDIAEAITKAGVKVSRAQIDLAEPIKQLGVYTVTVKVFSDVEAQVKVWVVAEK, from the coding sequence ATGGAAATTATTCTTAAGGCTAACGTCCCCCATTTGGGCAAGATGCTTGACGTCGTGAAGGTTAAGGACGGTTACGCTCGTAACTACCTCTTCCCGCGTAAGCTCGCTGTTCGTGCAACTAAGGAAGCCAAGCTTGAAATCGAAAACAACCGCGCTGCTGTTGAAGCTCAGTTCCAGAAGGAACTCGCCGCTGCTGGTGACGTGGCTGCAAAGCTTTCTCAGGTTTCTGTCAACCTCGAACGCCGCGTTGTTGAAGGCGAACGTCTTTACGGTTCTGTGACCGCAGGTGACATCGCTGAAGCAATCACCAAGGCTGGTGTCAAGGTTTCCCGTGCTCAGATCGACCTTGCTGAACCGATCAAGCAGCTCGGTGTTTACACCGTGACTGTCAAGGTCTTCAGCGACGTTGAAGCACAGGTCAAGGTTTGGGTGGTCGCTGAGAAGTAA
- the rpsF gene encoding 30S ribosomal protein S6 gives MRQYETMVIIDAMISDDAIKAEVETIGKNITSGNGEILRRDDWGKRKLAYTINKRQHGYYVIFYYKAEAATVAAMEAALKLNENVLRWMTLADYPMSEIVYDQTQAQSTEEIIPVDAEEGEAE, from the coding sequence ATGAGACAATACGAAACGATGGTGATCATCGACGCTATGATCTCTGACGACGCTATCAAGGCTGAAGTCGAGACCATCGGCAAGAACATCACTAGCGGTAACGGCGAAATTCTCCGCCGTGACGACTGGGGCAAGCGCAAGCTCGCTTACACTATCAACAAGCGCCAGCACGGCTACTATGTCATCTTCTACTACAAGGCAGAAGCTGCAACAGTCGCTGCTATGGAAGCCGCTCTCAAGCTTAACGAAAACGTTCTCCGTTGGATGACCCTCGCTGATTATCCGATGAGCGAAATTGTTTACGACCAGACTCAGGCACAGTCCACCGAAGAAATCATTCCGGTTGACGCAGAAGAAGGGGAGGCTGAATAA
- a CDS encoding tryptophan--tRNA ligase, with product MRKISLTGIKPTGTPHLGNYVGAIRPALELTKTYDTVYFIADYHALTTVQNGAEMRANIYKVAATWLALGLNPEESLFYKQSDIPEIFELSWALSCFTPKGFMNRAHAYKAKVEANTAAGVDVDSNVNMGLYCYPCLMDADILMFSADIVPVGKDQKQHVEFARDIAIKFNKHFGEDVFTVPEPVFQESTGVIPGLDGRKMSKSYDNYIDIFLEPKALKKRLGKIVTNSQGIEEPKDPDTCNVFKLYKLFATPEQTEALAARYRAGGMGWGHAKQELQNVLEEHLGAAREKYFYLLDHTDEIEKILAYGKERARAKAKVMMDRVRHLLGTY from the coding sequence ATGAGAAAGATTTCACTTACCGGTATCAAGCCGACTGGCACTCCCCATCTCGGCAACTATGTGGGCGCAATCCGCCCGGCTCTTGAACTTACGAAGACTTACGACACTGTCTATTTCATCGCGGACTATCACGCTTTGACGACCGTGCAGAACGGCGCCGAAATGCGCGCGAACATCTACAAGGTCGCGGCGACCTGGCTTGCACTCGGTCTCAACCCGGAAGAATCCCTGTTCTACAAGCAGAGCGATATTCCTGAAATCTTTGAACTTAGCTGGGCTCTCAGCTGCTTCACGCCGAAGGGCTTCATGAATCGCGCCCACGCCTACAAGGCGAAGGTCGAAGCCAACACAGCCGCTGGCGTTGACGTGGATTCCAACGTGAACATGGGCCTCTACTGCTATCCATGCCTCATGGACGCCGACATCCTCATGTTCAGCGCTGACATCGTGCCGGTGGGCAAGGACCAGAAGCAGCATGTTGAATTTGCTCGCGATATCGCCATCAAGTTCAACAAGCACTTTGGCGAAGACGTGTTCACCGTCCCGGAACCGGTTTTCCAGGAATCCACCGGTGTTATCCCAGGCCTCGATGGTCGCAAGATGAGCAAGTCCTACGACAACTACATCGACATCTTCCTCGAACCGAAGGCTCTCAAAAAGCGCCTTGGCAAGATTGTGACGAACTCCCAGGGCATTGAAGAACCGAAGGATCCGGATACTTGCAATGTGTTTAAGTTGTACAAACTTTTTGCAACGCCGGAACAAACCGAAGCTCTCGCGGCCCGCTACCGTGCAGGCGGTATGGGTTGGGGCCACGCCAAGCAGGAACTCCAGAACGTCCTCGAAGAACATCTCGGTGCCGCTCGCGAAAAGTATTTCTACTTGCTTGACCATACCGACGAAATCGAAAAAATTCTCGCTTATGGTAAGGAACGCGCTCGCGCCAAGGCCAAGGTCATGATGGATCGCGTCCGTCATTTGCTCGGAACTTATTAG
- a CDS encoding efflux RND transporter periplasmic adaptor subunit translates to MKHLLLIALSSLLLAACGSKDDSAKGAPAGKGNGGKKGGAQRVLNVEGYVAELGQQGKNFQTMATLVPKNSVSLSAATSGRLVSLKAKDGAIVKKGTLLAKIDDSELRAQLKQAQSNKMLAEQKEQRVRSLFEKNGATKQDLESAEASLKSAQASVELIQAQLAKTEVRAPFSGKLGFVDVSVGAWLNSGTPIAELSEVDRLKAKFSLPQRYASVIKVGDKISLKDSERNVEKFGVVSALDAVISESSRTRRVMVDVDNAKGELIAGSFVSVNVAMEASNVQSFTIPSEAMILDREGAYVFVSQGGKAKIKHITTGLRTPMSVQVLSGLDVGDTVIVSGIVSLRPGADVKIKELRHSINYEVE, encoded by the coding sequence ATGAAACACCTTCTTTTAATAGCTCTCTCTTCACTTCTCCTTGCCGCTTGTGGCAGTAAAGACGATTCCGCCAAGGGCGCTCCTGCAGGCAAAGGCAATGGTGGCAAAAAAGGTGGCGCTCAGAGAGTGCTGAATGTCGAAGGTTATGTGGCAGAGCTTGGGCAACAGGGCAAGAACTTCCAGACGATGGCGACTCTCGTGCCGAAGAACAGCGTATCGCTTTCGGCGGCGACTTCTGGCCGCTTGGTAAGCCTCAAGGCAAAAGACGGGGCTATAGTCAAGAAGGGGACTCTCCTCGCAAAGATTGACGATTCTGAACTCCGTGCGCAGCTCAAGCAGGCGCAGTCGAACAAGATGCTTGCCGAGCAGAAGGAACAACGCGTTCGCAGCCTCTTTGAAAAGAATGGTGCGACCAAGCAGGATTTAGAATCGGCAGAAGCGTCTCTCAAGTCTGCTCAGGCAAGTGTAGAACTCATCCAGGCACAACTGGCAAAGACCGAAGTCCGTGCGCCGTTTAGCGGTAAACTCGGTTTTGTCGATGTGTCCGTAGGCGCCTGGCTCAATTCCGGCACGCCGATTGCAGAACTCAGCGAAGTGGACCGCCTCAAGGCGAAGTTCTCGCTCCCGCAGCGTTACGCTTCTGTCATCAAGGTGGGCGACAAGATTTCTCTCAAGGATTCGGAACGCAACGTTGAAAAGTTCGGTGTTGTTTCTGCGCTCGATGCCGTGATTTCTGAAAGCAGCCGCACTCGCCGTGTGATGGTCGATGTCGATAATGCAAAGGGCGAACTTATTGCGGGTAGCTTTGTGAGCGTGAATGTCGCCATGGAAGCTAGCAACGTGCAGAGCTTTACGATTCCGTCCGAAGCGATGATTCTCGACAGGGAAGGCGCTTACGTGTTTGTGAGCCAGGGCGGCAAGGCAAAAATCAAGCATATCACGACGGGGCTTCGCACGCCGATGTCTGTGCAGGTGCTTTCGGGCCTTGATGTTGGTGATACGGTGATTGTATCTGGCATTGTAAGCCTCCGCCCAGGTGCCGATGTCAAGATTAAGGAACTCCGCCATTCGATCAATTACGAGGTAGAGTAA
- a CDS encoding MBG domain-containing protein — MIKKIAMLVLTASAAFSSVFAADECSVTLAGDFIFTGNQIEPTVKKVDCGDEEFTDFTKISYGKNINAGTDAGSVTITLTNGNVVEKKFDIKRKGVRLIVDDCEKELGSDAPKCGENESPAFTWTIDENSDLSTLQADTMSNFVSELGKKVKLSVAEGVEEVGVTFEVAVDPSVNLTTLFPNYNIIVKSGKMKIIKTKIVIVVRSNGKIYGSKDPEFTYDVHGNIAPADYGKLGVITLSRNEGEDVGDYFIDVSIDGVQYKSLSAKVEDCELPYCKSTDDYNIYVVSGVLVIQPATATLTVDNVSKIYGDATPAYTYKATGLLGSDKLNDVSISCAKCVSTGLENVGEYAITASVNVASNPNYKVTVQSGTLTVTPKAATVTMNDAEKTYGDKDPKFTFETEGLATEGETLASPTIVRAKGENVGTYKVSVEFAEGSNPNYTLTVKPGTLTINQKAVTLVADNITKKYGEKDPELTYTVYGIVSWDGTEDVLKGVVLKREAGENAGEYAITATVNTTQNPNYIVSTADGVFAITANDDKIVVTITGHTETVEYDGKEHAVSGYEISSNNEAYSLDYVTYTGEAEIAGVDAGKYFMGLSAADFKNISVNYPNVTFNITDGVLVVNPRALVVSANADTITYGDETPTEFTWSVDRLLEGDELDNIHVSLDKSGLLAAGNYELTFDKKSPTNKNYKVTQYETSSLIVKQKLVTVTVSDTSKFYSEADPEKFTYTVSGLLDGDELPELYLKRQQGENVLVDDSYSISAAFIEAFDNPNYIVKIRQGHFTIKPCTQRITVAIYGDNVIAMYDDGNEVSALKSFDVSPMRIPGEPWLPEEFAYKKEFVSYKGDSTMTETELGVYPMGLVASDFVNISPNFENVNFVVTIDGTFKITDQETSLATVKGAKAFGLSSKNRSIQVSGSKVGQRFAVLDMQGRVLRSGAVESPNFEVPVSNAGIYMVRVGASTQRIRVK; from the coding sequence ATGATTAAAAAAATTGCAATGCTAGTTCTTACCGCCTCTGCGGCGTTTTCAAGTGTTTTTGCGGCTGATGAATGTTCTGTCACATTGGCTGGGGACTTTATTTTTACTGGCAATCAGATAGAACCCACCGTAAAAAAGGTGGATTGCGGTGACGAAGAGTTTACCGATTTTACAAAAATTAGTTATGGAAAAAACATAAACGCTGGTACTGATGCGGGCTCTGTTACAATAACTTTGACTAATGGCAATGTTGTCGAAAAGAAGTTCGATATCAAACGAAAAGGTGTTCGTTTGATTGTGGATGACTGTGAAAAGGAGCTTGGTAGCGATGCTCCTAAATGCGGTGAAAACGAAAGTCCGGCTTTTACGTGGACTATTGATGAAAACAGTGATTTGTCAACGCTCCAAGCGGATACCATGAGCAATTTTGTAAGCGAATTGGGAAAAAAGGTGAAGTTGTCTGTTGCTGAAGGTGTTGAAGAAGTCGGTGTCACTTTTGAAGTTGCTGTTGATCCTTCTGTTAACTTGACTACTCTTTTCCCGAACTACAATATTATTGTGAAAAGCGGGAAAATGAAAATCATCAAAACCAAAATTGTTATTGTTGTTCGGAGCAATGGTAAGATTTATGGCTCCAAAGATCCTGAGTTCACGTACGATGTTCATGGAAATATTGCTCCTGCTGATTATGGAAAGCTTGGTGTAATTACATTGAGTAGAAACGAAGGTGAAGATGTTGGAGACTATTTCATTGATGTAAGCATTGATGGTGTTCAATATAAGAGTCTTTCTGCTAAGGTAGAAGACTGTGAATTGCCTTATTGCAAGAGTACAGATGATTATAATATATATGTTGTTTCTGGTGTGTTGGTTATCCAGCCTGCTACCGCAACGTTGACTGTGGATAACGTCTCGAAAATTTATGGCGATGCTACGCCTGCATATACTTACAAGGCTACAGGACTTCTTGGTTCGGATAAGCTGAATGATGTTTCGATTAGTTGCGCCAAGTGTGTTTCGACGGGCCTAGAAAATGTCGGTGAATATGCTATTACTGCTTCGGTGAATGTGGCTTCTAATCCGAACTATAAGGTTACTGTTCAATCCGGTACGCTTACGGTTACGCCGAAGGCAGCCACTGTGACTATGAATGACGCCGAAAAGACTTACGGTGATAAGGATCCAAAATTTACATTTGAAACGGAAGGTCTTGCGACTGAAGGCGAAACACTTGCATCTCCGACCATTGTTCGCGCCAAGGGCGAAAATGTTGGAACGTACAAGGTCAGTGTTGAATTTGCAGAAGGCTCGAACCCCAACTATACGTTGACGGTCAAGCCGGGTACTCTGACGATTAATCAGAAGGCCGTTACCTTGGTTGCCGATAACATTACCAAGAAATATGGCGAAAAGGATCCTGAACTGACATACACGGTCTATGGCATTGTTTCTTGGGATGGAACCGAGGACGTCTTGAAAGGTGTTGTCTTAAAGCGTGAAGCTGGTGAAAATGCCGGTGAATACGCCATTACGGCAACCGTTAACACAACGCAGAATCCGAATTACATTGTAAGTACGGCCGATGGCGTTTTTGCGATTACGGCTAACGACGATAAGATTGTGGTCACCATTACGGGCCATACTGAAACTGTGGAATATGACGGCAAGGAACATGCTGTTAGCGGTTATGAAATTTCTTCTAACAACGAAGCTTATTCTCTCGATTATGTCACGTACACAGGAGAGGCTGAAATTGCGGGCGTTGATGCCGGTAAGTATTTTATGGGACTTTCTGCAGCAGACTTCAAGAATATATCGGTGAACTATCCCAATGTGACGTTCAATATCACGGACGGTGTTCTAGTTGTTAATCCGAGAGCCTTGGTCGTCTCTGCTAATGCAGACACCATTACGTATGGCGATGAAACTCCGACTGAATTTACATGGTCTGTCGATAGACTTCTTGAAGGTGATGAACTTGATAACATCCACGTGTCTCTTGACAAGTCTGGTCTCCTTGCTGCCGGTAACTATGAACTCACCTTCGACAAGAAGAGCCCGACGAACAAGAACTATAAAGTGACCCAGTACGAAACGAGTTCGCTTATCGTGAAACAGAAACTTGTCACGGTGACCGTCTCGGATACATCTAAGTTCTATAGTGAAGCTGATCCGGAAAAGTTCACCTATACGGTCTCGGGTTTGCTTGATGGCGACGAATTGCCGGAACTTTACCTGAAACGCCAGCAGGGTGAAAATGTGCTTGTCGACGATTCGTACTCCATCTCTGCAGCCTTTATCGAAGCTTTTGACAATCCGAACTACATAGTGAAAATTAGGCAGGGACACTTTACGATTAAGCCATGCACGCAGAGAATTACCGTTGCCATTTATGGAGACAACGTAATTGCAATGTATGATGACGGCAATGAAGTTTCGGCCCTCAAGAGCTTTGATGTAAGCCCGATGCGCATTCCGGGTGAACCGTGGTTGCCCGAAGAATTTGCGTACAAGAAGGAATTTGTTTCTTACAAGGGCGATTCTACGATGACCGAAACGGAACTTGGCGTTTACCCCATGGGCCTTGTTGCATCTGACTTTGTCAATATCTCGCCGAACTTCGAAAATGTCAATTTTGTCGTTACGATTGATGGTACGTTCAAGATTACGGACCAGGAAACATCGCTAGCCACTGTTAAGGGCGCTAAGGCGTTTGGACTTTCCTCCAAGAATCGTAGCATTCAGGTGAGCGGTTCTAAGGTGGGGCAGCGCTTTGCTGTTCTTGACATGCAGGGCAGAGTGCTTCGCTCGGGTGCCGTAGAATCCCCGAACTTCGAAGTCCCGGTCTCGAATGCAGGCATTTACATGGTTCGCGTCGGGGCTTCTACACAACGCATTCGCGTCAAGTAG